From a region of the Mucilaginibacter auburnensis genome:
- a CDS encoding TlpA disulfide reductase family protein, producing the protein MLKIRYGLLGAMLALCSTIKAQEKNFVFEPQRPKPGETVQITYDPEGTPLEGQKLVKAVVYSYSNYAWKASDVHLHQVGNQYKASVTLDKQCGLVAFKFKGGDSTDTNNEKGYAFMTIDPEHPSVNAPGAYAGWGFLRSQNRGYGIPGYYKNLAISDTAFYYWMNNEISWHSKEAGTKIAVPFSKATYAYQGDVALPRLQRVIAYLTKESGEDNMLRVRQIYLQVLKRKASADSLDAVLLERYPKGSIARLNAYKVFTATRDQDMMQKLSSKFLEEFPTTTNAEFDEQNGVKYGNVYQAAILLSVAKGDYTVLDRYVNQLPLATLINLYYKVIEIPHKRKDIPDEKLLPYAVKLAKRIEEIKNTPQPEGWYLSPEEWSDQCEKYIQNSVLPIHIDILTSTGNYQEALKLAERAEDYTHYKKAFINNNYALLLNKSGQFEKLNDVLIKSIHENQSSPEMIGILKAEYLKHNKDEAGFDDYLNKLKNPVLSAQSSEEIRKIMRNDAVPDWQMMDLNGNLVKFSDLRGKTVVLDFWATWCVPCKESFPGMKLAVERYKNDPNVVFYFVDTEERGNAYKAAVTKYMKENNYPFNVLFDNTPKGSKQNDEVYLKMCKAYTISGIPMKLIIDAKGKLRFLTDGYKGSATALADEIGEMIELAKKTE; encoded by the coding sequence AGGGACACCGCTTGAGGGCCAAAAGCTGGTAAAAGCTGTTGTTTATAGTTATAGTAATTATGCCTGGAAGGCAAGCGATGTGCATTTGCATCAGGTTGGTAACCAATATAAAGCAAGTGTTACTTTAGATAAGCAGTGTGGTTTAGTTGCTTTCAAGTTTAAAGGAGGGGATAGTACAGATACAAATAATGAAAAAGGTTATGCCTTTATGACCATTGATCCTGAGCATCCCAGTGTAAATGCACCGGGAGCTTATGCCGGATGGGGTTTTTTACGGTCGCAAAACCGTGGATATGGTATTCCTGGTTATTATAAAAACCTGGCCATTAGTGATACCGCTTTTTATTACTGGATGAATAATGAAATAAGCTGGCATTCAAAAGAAGCAGGCACTAAAATAGCCGTTCCTTTTTCAAAAGCCACTTATGCTTATCAGGGCGATGTGGCGCTACCTCGTTTACAACGCGTGATTGCTTACCTCACCAAAGAAAGTGGAGAAGACAATATGTTGCGTGTACGCCAAATTTATTTGCAAGTGTTAAAACGCAAAGCATCGGCAGACTCGTTAGATGCGGTGTTACTCGAGCGTTATCCTAAAGGCAGTATAGCAAGGCTAAATGCTTACAAAGTTTTCACTGCTACACGCGACCAAGACATGATGCAAAAGTTAAGCTCAAAGTTTCTGGAAGAATTTCCCACTACTACAAATGCTGAATTTGACGAGCAGAATGGTGTAAAATATGGCAACGTTTATCAAGCGGCTATTCTTTTATCAGTAGCAAAAGGCGACTACACTGTACTTGATCGTTATGTTAATCAGTTACCATTAGCCACGCTTATTAATCTTTACTACAAGGTAATTGAGATACCGCATAAGCGCAAGGACATCCCGGATGAGAAACTATTACCTTATGCCGTAAAACTGGCAAAACGAATTGAGGAAATTAAAAATACGCCACAACCGGAAGGCTGGTATTTATCTCCCGAGGAATGGAGTGATCAGTGCGAGAAATATATTCAGAACAGTGTTTTGCCTATACATATAGATATATTAACAAGCACAGGCAACTATCAGGAAGCATTGAAGTTAGCAGAGCGTGCCGAAGATTATACCCATTACAAAAAGGCCTTTATCAATAATAACTATGCATTACTGTTGAATAAAAGCGGGCAATTTGAAAAGCTGAACGATGTGCTTATAAAAAGCATACACGAAAATCAAAGCTCACCGGAAATGATAGGAATACTCAAGGCCGAGTACCTCAAGCATAATAAGGATGAAGCAGGTTTTGACGATTACCTTAATAAACTAAAAAATCCGGTGCTGAGCGCTCAAAGCAGCGAAGAGATAAGAAAGATAATGCGCAATGATGCTGTACCCGATTGGCAAATGATGGATTTGAACGGCAACTTAGTTAAGTTCAGTGACCTGCGTGGCAAAACCGTTGTGCTTGATTTTTGGGCCACATGGTGCGTGCCTTGTAAAGAATCTTTCCCGGGTATGAAGCTTGCTGTTGAGCGTTATAAAAATGACCCCAACGTGGTGTTTTACTTTGTAGATACGGAAGAGCGGGGTAATGCTTATAAAGCTGCAGTAACTAAATATATGAAAGAGAACAATTATCCTTTTAATGTTCTGTTTGATAACACGCCGAAAGGCAGCAAACAAAATGACGAAGTGTATTTAAAAATGTGTAAGGCCTATACCATTTCAGGTATTCCTATGAAACTGATAATAGATGCTAAAGGAAAATTACGGTTTCTGACAGACGGATACAAAGGCAGTGCTACCGCTTTAGCCGACGAAATAGGAGAGATGATTGAACTGGCAAAAAAAACT